In Oceanobacillus sp. FSL K6-2867, one DNA window encodes the following:
- the rpsJ gene encoding 30S ribosomal protein S10 — protein sequence MAKEKIRIRLKAYDHRILDQSAEKIVDTAKRSGAKVSGPIPLPTEKSIYTVLRAVHKYKDSREQFEMRTHKRLIDIVEPTPKTVDALMRLDLPSGVDIEIKL from the coding sequence ATGGCAAAAGAGAAAATCAGAATTCGTTTAAAAGCATATGATCACCGTATTTTAGATCAATCTGCTGAAAAAATCGTAGATACTGCGAAACGTTCAGGTGCCAAAGTATCTGGTCCGATTCCATTACCTACAGAGAAATCAATTTATACAGTATTACGTGCGGTGCACAAGTATAAAGATTCTCGTGAACAATTCGAAATGCGTACTCATAAACGCTTGATCGATATTGTTGAGCCAACACCAAAAACAGTTGATGCATTAATGCGTCTTGACTTGCCATCTGGTGTGGACATTGAAATTAAATTATAA